In one Arachis duranensis cultivar V14167 chromosome 9, aradu.V14167.gnm2.J7QH, whole genome shotgun sequence genomic region, the following are encoded:
- the LOC107465119 gene encoding ABC transporter I family member 20: MGVVCGNSEPTIEIKDLKFTYPGIDGHPPPGSAPLIQDFSLSLSSGDRCLLVGSNGAGKTTILKILGGKHMVEPGMVRVLGRSAFHDTNLTSSGDLCYLGGEWRRDVAFAGYEVAIQMDVSAEKMIFGVAGIDPERRAELIKVLDIDLSWRLHKVSDGQRRRVQICMGLLKPFKVLLLDEITVDLDVLARADLLKFLRKECEERGATIIYATHIFDGLEDWPTNIVYVAHGKLQLAMPIDKVKETSKLSLMRTVESWLRKERDEDRRKRKERKAAGLPEFEKQVDGSRVAGDPARAAVRVINNGWAAGRLTSTVAGEENFMLSSNRVLRQ, encoded by the exons ATGGGCGTTGTTTGCGGGAATTCAGAACCGACGATTGAGATTAAAGATCTGAAATTCACGTACCCCGGCATCGACGGTCACCCTCCGCCGGGCTCCGCTCCTCTCATTCAGgacttctctctctcactctcttcCGGCGATCGATGCCTCCTTGTTGGATCCAATGGCGCTG GGAAGACGACGATTCTCAAGATATTGGGAGGGAAGCACATGGTCGAACCGGGGATGGTTCGTGTGCTTGGAAGATCGGCTTTTCATGACACCAATTTGACGTCCTCCGGTGATCTCTGTTATCTTGGTGGCGAG TGGAGGCGAGATGTTGCTTTCGCGGGCTATGAGGTTGCAATACAAATGGATGTTTCTGCTGAAAAGATGATATTTGGTGTGGCTGGGATTGATCCTGAAAGAAGAGCAGAGCTAATCAAG GTATTGGATATAGATCTCTCTTGGAGATTGCATAAAGTATCTGATGGTCAAAGAAGAAGAGTTCAAATTTGTATGGGTCTCCTCAAACCATTCAAG GTTCTTCTACTCGATGAGATAACAGTCGACCTTGATGTTCTAGCAAGAGCTGACCTTTTGAAGTTCCTAAGAAAGGAATGTGAAGAGAGGGGTGCTACTATTATATATGCAACACATATATTTGACGGTCTTGAGGATTGGCCAACTAATATA GTTTATGTAGCGCATGGAAAGCTGCAATTAGCCATGCCTATTGATAAAGTCAAGGAAACTAGCAAACTGTCATTAATG AGAACAGTTGAATCTTGGCTGAGGAAAGAACGCGATGAAGatagaaggaaaagaaaagagaggaagGCAGCTGGTCTTCCTGAATTTGAAAAGCAAGTTGATGGAAGCCGCGTAGCAGGGGATCCAGCTCGTGCTGCTGTTCGAGTAATCAACAATGGCTGGGCAGCAGGGCGATTGACGTCCACCGTTGCTGGTGAGGAGAACTTTATGCTCAGCTCAAACAGAGTATTGAGGCAGTAG